In Vibrio cyclitrophicus, one genomic interval encodes:
- a CDS encoding TetR/AcrR family transcriptional regulator: protein MKMTEKKQGRRSAKDAEETRFLIMGVAADMFCEQGYDSVSLRNISEKAGVSHSLIRHHFGSKEKIWHSISDCLHEYFQSYITKIMEELPKDVSPNVTIYLFSMRLFTNMIHSRKPMQLIADSVRQKDNLVDYFIDNVGNVEKEINMLAEEYNDANPENLINIYEIKWQMIMYAHGAVCLTPFMESTWNEGDMQSTPEEALLKHWQLFNTQMINTFNISDEWVLNPSSIEELIYEVPCEWKCNQEHKA from the coding sequence ATGAAGATGACTGAAAAGAAACAAGGCAGAAGAAGCGCGAAAGACGCTGAAGAGACGAGATTTTTGATCATGGGTGTTGCTGCGGATATGTTCTGTGAGCAAGGTTATGATAGTGTTTCACTTCGCAACATCAGTGAAAAAGCAGGCGTGTCGCATAGCCTTATCCGCCATCACTTTGGTAGCAAAGAAAAGATTTGGCACTCTATAAGCGATTGTTTGCACGAATATTTTCAGTCTTACATTACTAAGATCATGGAAGAACTTCCAAAAGATGTATCACCAAACGTGACTATCTATTTATTTAGCATGCGGCTTTTTACCAATATGATTCATTCACGTAAGCCAATGCAACTTATCGCTGATTCTGTTCGCCAAAAAGACAACTTGGTCGATTACTTTATCGACAATGTTGGTAATGTCGAAAAAGAAATCAATATGTTGGCAGAAGAATATAATGATGCCAACCCAGAAAACTTGATCAACATTTACGAAATTAAATGGCAAATGATCATGTATGCGCATGGAGCTGTCTGCCTAACCCCTTTCATGGAAAGCACATGGAATGAAGGTGACATGCAATCAACGCCTGAAGAAGCATTGTTAAAACATTGGCAATTGTTCAACACGCAAATGATCAACACGTTCAATATCAGTGATGAATGGGTATTGAATCCTAGTTCAATTGAAGAACTAATTTATGAAGTCCCATGTGAATGGAAGTGTAACCAGGAACATAAAGCTTAA
- a CDS encoding DUF479 domain-containing protein, whose protein sequence is MNFLAHLHIAKHCNSNLAGNLLGDFVKGDPNKHYSDSLSDGIRLHRFVDSYTDRHDVSRSAKSLFSDQTRRFAPIALDVFWDHCLANHWAQFSQQTLERFCFDSHEQIFEHQEPHWPESFVIVHQKMAEHRWLESYQDMLSIEVVLQRMALRRPKLGMLEACYDDLERHYDTLQCHFNELYPNVLEEAKQFNALQMKKNQKER, encoded by the coding sequence ATGAACTTTCTCGCACACCTTCACATCGCCAAGCATTGTAACAGCAACTTAGCAGGTAACCTGTTAGGTGATTTTGTTAAAGGCGACCCTAATAAACACTATTCTGATTCCCTTTCTGACGGCATTAGGCTTCATCGATTTGTTGATAGCTATACTGATCGTCATGATGTATCTCGTTCTGCAAAATCGCTTTTCTCAGATCAAACACGACGCTTTGCACCTATCGCACTCGATGTATTTTGGGATCACTGCTTAGCCAATCATTGGGCTCAGTTTTCCCAGCAGACATTAGAGCGTTTTTGTTTCGATAGCCATGAGCAGATCTTTGAACATCAAGAGCCACACTGGCCAGAAAGTTTCGTTATAGTTCATCAGAAAATGGCTGAACACAGATGGTTAGAGAGCTATCAAGACATGTTATCTATAGAGGTGGTATTGCAGCGAATGGCGTTGAGAAGGCCCAAGCTCGGTATGCTCGAGGCATGTTACGATGACCTCGAACGTCACTATGATACGTTGCAGTGTCACTTTAATGAGCTTTATCCCAACGTTTTAGAAGAAGCGAAGCAGTTTAATGCGCTTCAAATGAAGAAAAATCAAAAGGAAAGGTAA
- a CDS encoding efflux RND transporter periplasmic adaptor subunit codes for MQSKFSIQTKTSKQIGVAFAALLLAGSLTGCNKVQSEETVQVVKPVKLFEIPQQTDLELDSFIAKVDATDRAALSFNVGGDIETFDVRMGQEVKKGQVLAVLDATDYRIAVDAAQAKFDLANSQYKQASELYSKKLVSTDYYDQAVNTFTAAEVELDQAKTNLGYTTLVAPFDGVVSMVFGKQYQLIAEKQPVLNILNHSEMDVTFSIPVSKLEDRSIQDLTSSNMWVVMDSHRGIRIPTRFKEISTQPDEDTNSYQAVVSIEKPEGINLLSGMTAQVEVQKSKSDYGIGIVDSAWLNKDAGRGELWRYNPDSHLISKIQVLLDEQGKVIDGLSTGDLIVEAGVDVLSDGQKVKAWLREGGI; via the coding sequence ATGCAATCCAAGTTTTCTATTCAAACCAAAACGAGTAAGCAGATTGGAGTGGCGTTTGCCGCACTATTACTTGCAGGCTCTTTGACAGGATGTAATAAGGTTCAGTCAGAAGAAACCGTTCAAGTTGTTAAGCCAGTAAAATTGTTTGAGATCCCTCAACAGACAGATCTTGAGCTTGATAGTTTTATCGCAAAAGTGGATGCGACCGATCGCGCTGCGCTTTCTTTCAATGTGGGTGGAGATATCGAAACCTTCGATGTTCGCATGGGACAAGAAGTGAAGAAAGGGCAAGTGCTAGCAGTGTTAGATGCGACGGATTACCGTATTGCCGTTGATGCAGCACAAGCAAAATTTGATCTGGCGAACAGCCAATACAAGCAAGCGTCTGAGTTGTATTCGAAGAAGCTCGTGAGTACCGATTACTACGACCAAGCCGTGAACACCTTTACTGCCGCTGAAGTTGAGTTGGACCAAGCAAAAACAAACCTTGGCTACACTACCTTAGTTGCTCCATTCGATGGCGTGGTATCGATGGTGTTTGGAAAGCAATATCAATTGATCGCAGAAAAGCAGCCTGTACTGAATATCTTGAATCACAGTGAAATGGATGTGACGTTTTCAATTCCAGTATCAAAGCTTGAAGACCGTTCTATTCAAGACCTAACGAGCTCAAATATGTGGGTTGTGATGGACAGCCACCGTGGCATTCGTATCCCAACTCGCTTTAAAGAAATCTCAACGCAACCAGATGAAGACACCAACAGCTACCAAGCGGTCGTGTCTATCGAAAAGCCGGAAGGCATCAATCTACTTTCAGGTATGACAGCGCAAGTTGAAGTTCAGAAAAGTAAATCCGATTACGGCATTGGTATTGTCGATTCAGCTTGGTTAAACAAAGACGCAGGCCGTGGTGAACTATGGCGCTATAACCCTGACTCTCATTTGATTTCGAAAATACAAGTCCTTCTTGATGAGCAAGGCAAGGTTATTGATGGCCTGTCTACTGGCGACCTAATCGTAGAAGCAGGTGTGGATGTGTTATCTGACGGACAAAAAGTCAAAGCTTGGCTTCGTGAGGGCGGTATTTAA
- a CDS encoding efflux RND transporter periplasmic adaptor subunit, with protein sequence MNLSKLSVVVVSALLLQACNNEAVHREQPPLLVSTFEVSAPLTNQFRSFNGQVMPAELTPLAFKLAGEIQQVLVEAGDNVEKGQLLATLDNATYVQDLTDAKSQFKLASKQLARGTEMFGSEMLSQSEHDQLTANYKLASANLAAAKRKLSYTELLAPFSGTVSTVDKQRFENTTPGETLLSVYQNDKVYVRIQVSDSILASISPDMRSNSYRPEATFGGHTGQYPLTYLEHTSELHPQSRTYEFWMQMQQPASEILPGTSVTVNVDMAKAGLSDVQGYQLPMTTLEAGSEANQFYVWKMEDGQAFKSEVEVDKISGQGALIAHGVEQGDRLVNSNLRKLRDGIQLSGKAE encoded by the coding sequence ATGAACCTTTCAAAATTGTCAGTTGTTGTCGTATCGGCTTTATTACTGCAAGCCTGTAACAATGAAGCTGTGCACCGTGAACAACCGCCTTTGTTGGTTTCTACCTTTGAAGTAAGCGCGCCGCTGACTAACCAGTTCAGAAGTTTTAATGGGCAGGTGATGCCAGCTGAATTGACTCCCTTGGCATTTAAGCTAGCAGGCGAGATTCAACAAGTATTAGTAGAAGCGGGCGATAACGTTGAAAAAGGGCAGTTATTAGCCACCTTAGATAACGCAACGTATGTCCAAGATCTGACTGATGCTAAATCTCAATTCAAACTGGCGAGCAAACAGCTAGCCCGCGGTACTGAGATGTTTGGCAGCGAGATGTTATCGCAGTCAGAGCACGACCAACTGACGGCTAACTACAAGCTGGCATCGGCGAATTTGGCGGCGGCAAAACGCAAGCTAAGTTACACAGAGCTATTAGCGCCATTCTCAGGAACAGTTTCAACTGTCGATAAGCAACGATTCGAAAACACGACGCCTGGAGAAACGCTTCTGAGTGTATACCAGAACGACAAGGTGTATGTGCGAATTCAAGTATCAGATTCGATCTTGGCATCAATTAGCCCAGATATGCGTTCAAATAGCTATCGTCCTGAGGCGACCTTTGGCGGCCATACTGGCCAATATCCACTGACGTATCTAGAACACACCAGTGAACTGCACCCACAATCACGTACTTACGAGTTTTGGATGCAGATGCAGCAGCCTGCAAGTGAAATTCTTCCGGGCACTAGCGTTACGGTCAATGTGGATATGGCGAAAGCGGGCCTGAGCGATGTTCAAGGCTACCAGTTACCAATGACAACGCTAGAAGCGGGCTCTGAAGCGAATCAGTTCTATGTATGGAAAATGGAAGACGGACAAGCATTCAAAAGCGAAGTAGAAGTCGACAAGATCAGTGGCCAAGGCGCATTAATCGCTCATGGCGTTGAGCAAGGTGATCGACTCGTAAATTCGAATCTAAGAAAACTCCGTGACGGAATCCAATTGTCAGGAAAAGCAGAATGA
- a CDS encoding DEAD/DEAH box helicase encodes MSESTKSFNQLGLSEHLLATLSELNFTAPTSVQEQAIPLVLEGKDVLAGAQTGTGKTAAFGLPIIQRLIETKDNVIPNPKLVRALVLVPTRELAQQVFDNVTSYAKGTDIKVVVAYGGVSMKVQTDNLRGGADILVATPGRLIDHMFTKNIMLSQTEVLVLDEADRMLDMGFMPDIKRILSRMNEVRQTLFFSATFDNKIKAIAHRMMQKPSEIQVTPKNSTAETVTQMVYPVDKSRKSELLAYLIGSKNWQQVLVFTKTKQGTDALVKELKLDGIKAASINGDKSQGARQKALDDFKSGKVRALIATDVAARGIDIQQLEQVVNYDMPFKAEDYVHRIGRTGRAGNSGLAISLMSQDEAYLLGDIERLLDTRLPQEWLEGFEPSLDKDLAPERGGRSKSRSSEKRKMKAKLKIHQNRGKARR; translated from the coding sequence ATGTCTGAATCTACAAAATCTTTTAACCAACTAGGATTATCTGAGCATCTTCTTGCCACGCTATCAGAGCTTAATTTCACGGCTCCTACCAGCGTTCAAGAACAAGCGATTCCATTGGTATTAGAAGGCAAAGATGTACTGGCTGGTGCTCAAACGGGTACAGGTAAAACGGCCGCGTTTGGTTTGCCGATTATTCAAAGATTAATCGAGACTAAAGATAACGTTATTCCAAACCCTAAGTTAGTCCGCGCCCTTGTATTAGTGCCAACGCGTGAGTTAGCACAACAGGTGTTTGATAACGTAACCAGTTACGCGAAAGGTACCGACATTAAAGTGGTTGTCGCTTACGGCGGGGTTAGTATGAAGGTGCAAACTGATAACCTACGTGGTGGCGCAGATATTCTTGTCGCGACGCCTGGTCGTCTTATTGACCATATGTTTACCAAGAACATCATGTTGAGCCAAACGGAAGTACTAGTACTGGATGAAGCTGACCGTATGTTAGATATGGGTTTCATGCCTGACATCAAACGTATTCTTTCTCGCATGAACGAAGTACGTCAAACCCTGTTCTTCTCTGCAACGTTTGATAACAAAATCAAAGCGATTGCACACCGTATGATGCAAAAGCCGAGTGAAATTCAAGTTACGCCAAAAAACAGCACTGCTGAAACCGTAACACAGATGGTTTACCCGGTAGATAAGTCGCGTAAAAGTGAATTATTAGCGTATTTGATTGGCTCAAAAAACTGGCAACAAGTGTTGGTGTTCACAAAAACTAAGCAGGGCACTGATGCTCTGGTTAAAGAGCTTAAGTTAGATGGTATTAAAGCGGCATCAATCAATGGCGATAAGAGCCAGGGTGCGCGTCAAAAAGCACTGGACGATTTCAAGTCAGGCAAAGTTCGCGCGTTGATCGCAACCGACGTAGCAGCTCGTGGTATTGATATTCAACAGCTAGAACAAGTTGTTAACTACGATATGCCATTTAAAGCGGAAGATTACGTTCACCGTATTGGTCGTACAGGTCGTGCAGGTAATAGCGGTCTTGCTATTTCATTGATGAGCCAAGATGAAGCCTACCTACTGGGCGACATTGAACGATTACTGGATACGCGTCTGCCTCAAGAGTGGCTAGAGGGCTTTGAACCAAGCTTAGACAAAGATCTCGCTCCTGAACGCGGTGGTCGCAGTAAAAGTCGTTCATCAGAAAAACGTAAGATGAAAGCAAAGCTTAAGATCCATCAAAATCGCGGTAAAGCACGTCGTTAA
- a CDS encoding amino acid permease produces MNKSKVFGSTLIIAGTTIGAGMLALPLASAGIGFSTSLFLMLGLWALMAFTALLMVELHQFAESDATLHTLAHTILGTKGKWIASFAVMFLFYALCAAYIAGGGAQFNQRISDIAGIELNGQITTLLFTLLVAGVVTIGTHSVDKVNRVLFGLKLIAMVLVLSFLAPNITSQYLMSMPLQQGLIVAAIPVVFTSFGFHGSIPSIVRYLDGDVRSLRKVMIIGSALPLVIYVFWQSVTLGVISQEQLLSDTSLGALLVSLSQTVHQSNLSVIVGVFADLALLTSFIGVSLGLFEFMGDSLGKKLGSAKRVKTAAITFLPPLGFALFYPQGFITALGYAAIALSVLAILLPTVMVYKVRYTDFSVKPQSAEASYQVLGGSKALFLAGSIGVFIIAIQILISVGLLPSLG; encoded by the coding sequence ATGAATAAATCAAAGGTTTTTGGTAGTACTTTGATCATTGCAGGCACAACCATTGGTGCTGGCATGCTCGCTCTTCCACTTGCTTCTGCAGGTATTGGCTTTTCAACTTCACTTTTCTTGATGCTGGGTTTATGGGCATTGATGGCCTTTACGGCTCTATTAATGGTAGAGCTTCACCAATTCGCAGAATCTGACGCTACCCTACACACGTTAGCTCATACCATTTTAGGGACAAAAGGAAAGTGGATTGCGAGCTTCGCGGTGATGTTTCTTTTCTACGCTCTGTGTGCGGCATATATAGCGGGCGGCGGTGCGCAATTTAACCAACGAATTTCGGATATCGCGGGTATCGAACTCAATGGTCAAATCACCACGCTTCTATTTACTCTGTTGGTTGCCGGTGTTGTGACGATTGGTACGCACAGTGTTGATAAAGTTAACCGTGTTTTGTTTGGCTTAAAGCTAATTGCAATGGTGTTGGTACTTAGCTTCTTAGCGCCAAACATTACCTCTCAGTACCTAATGAGTATGCCATTGCAGCAAGGCCTGATTGTTGCGGCAATTCCTGTTGTGTTTACCTCTTTTGGTTTCCACGGCAGCATCCCATCAATCGTTCGATACCTAGATGGCGATGTTCGCTCTTTACGTAAAGTTATGATTATTGGCTCTGCATTGCCTTTGGTTATCTACGTTTTCTGGCAGAGTGTAACTTTAGGTGTGATTAGCCAAGAACAACTATTGTCAGATACAAGCTTGGGCGCGCTTTTAGTCTCACTATCGCAAACTGTTCATCAATCTAACCTAAGCGTGATCGTCGGTGTATTTGCGGACCTTGCACTGCTGACATCTTTTATTGGCGTGAGCTTGGGTTTATTTGAATTCATGGGCGACTCACTGGGCAAGAAACTAGGTAGCGCAAAACGTGTTAAGACAGCCGCTATCACCTTTTTGCCGCCACTGGGTTTTGCCTTGTTTTACCCACAAGGCTTCATCACGGCTTTGGGTTATGCTGCCATTGCACTTTCAGTGCTTGCGATTCTGTTACCAACAGTGATGGTCTATAAGGTTCGCTACACTGATTTCTCTGTAAAACCTCAATCTGCAGAAGCCAGTTACCAAGTATTAGGCGGTAGCAAAGCGCTGTTTTTAGCGGGAAGCATTGGCGTGTTTATCATTGCCATTCAAATTCTTATTTCAGTGGGGTTACTGCCTTCGTTAGGCTAA